Part of the Marinobacterium rhizophilum genome is shown below.
AACCGGCAACTATCACTATGAGATGGAGCTGGTGGTAGCGATCGGCAAGGAAGGTTTTGAAGTGGCCGAGAGCGATGCCAACGATATTATCTTTGGTTACGCCAGCGGTCTGGACATGACCCGTCGCGATCTGCAGCTCAAGGCGCGCAGTACCAACCGCCCCTGGGACCTGGGTAAGGACTTTGAAGAGTCCGCCATCATGACCGCCATCGTTCCCAAGGAAGTCACCGGCATTATCGAGTCCGGCAAGATCGAGCTGGCGGTGAATGGCGAAGTGAAGCAGCAGTCCGACCTCGACAAGCTGATCTGGAATGTGCCTGAAATCATCGCTCACCTGTCGAAGTTCTACCATCTGCAGCCGGGTGACCTGATCTTTACCGGCACGCCCGATGGTGTCGGTGCGGTTGTAGCCGGTGACAAAATCACCGGGTCGGTGGAAAAAGTGGGCGATATCGAGCTGACCATCAAGCAGTAAATCAGCCGCTTCAGAACGGGTTTTGTAACTGAGGAGCGTTCCTTGAAGGCTCCTCAGTTCAACCAACTTATGGCGCAGAGCATCCCCTGACGCCACCGAACATAACTATAAAAGTGGAGTTCAAGCCCATGATCAATTTCAAAAAGCTTGTCAGCTGTGTCGCCCTCCCTGCCGTTGCCACGGCAGCCCTGGCCATGAGCATGTCAGCCAGCGCGGAGCGCATGCGCCTGGGGCATGTCACGCCGCCCAGCCATATCTGGCACAAGGTGGCGGAACGCTTCAATGACAACCTTAAAGCCGACACCGGTGGCAAGGACTCCCTGATGATCTTCCCGCTGTCGAAACTCGGCGGCGATGATCAGATGATCGACCTGCTGCAAAGTGGCGGCATGCAGCTGGCTATCCTCACGGCCGGCAGCCTGTCCAACCGCGCCGATGAATTCAATGCCTGGTTCCTGCCCTATGCCTTCGAGGATGTGGCCGATGCTGCCAGGGCCACCCAGGCGCCCGCGGCACAGCAGATGCTGGCGGATCTGAAAACGCACAAGCTGGTGGGGCTGGGCTATACCCTGGCGGGCATGCGCCATGTGATTTCATCCAAACCGATTGCCAGCGCGGATGATTTTGCCAACAAGAAAGTCCGTGCCTTTCCCAACAAGCTGTTCAACGACTGGTGGAGCCAGCTCGGTGCCGCACCGACGGCTCTGGCCATCAGCGATGTATCGCCGGCCCTGAGCACAAACCTCCTCGATGCCGTGGATGTGGATCTGGATATCGTCGTCGGCCTGAAAATGTACCAGCAGGCGCCCTACCTGAGCCTGACCAACCATATGGCCTTCCCGGGTGTGGTGGTGGCATCTGAAGTCTGGTGGAACAAGCTGGGTGAGGAAAAACAGGCGCAGGTACTGAAGGCGTTCCATGAAGCCGAAGCCTGGGGCTTTGAGCAGCAGGCTGAAGCCGAGATTGCCAACCTGGCGCGGCTGAAAGAAGAAGGCGTGACCGTTACCGATATTGAGCCGGCGCAGCTGCAGGCGGTCGCCGACAGCATCGTCGAGAGTTACACCGCGGCTAACCCCGCGATCAAAAGCTTTTATGAGCAAACCCGGTAACTCTTGAGCAGGGCAGGGTAACCCCCTGCCAAGCGAGGTTTTTATGTCTGGTTTAATAACAACACTGGACCGGCTGGTCGGCAAAATCGAATACACGCTGTTGATCGGCCTGACCGCCAGCCTGACGATGATTCTTGCAGCCCAGGTTGTGCTGCGCTACTTCTTCAACAGCCCGCTGTTCTGGGCCGAGGAAGTGGCGGTGCAAATCCTGATCTCGGCCACCTTTATTGGTGTCAGCTACCTGCTGCACACAAATAAGCTGGTCCGGGTGGACCTGCTGCTGGCCGCACTCAGCGGTGCCGCCGCCGTCTGGATGGAGCGCCTGCTGAATCTGGTGGTACTGGCAACCCTGCTGGTGCTTTGCTATTACGCCACGGACTGGATTCTGCGCCCTGAAATCAAGGCGGACGTATCGCCCACTACCGGCCTGCCGCGCTGGTACAACTACGGCGTGCTGGTGGCATCCTTCTACTGCATGTGCTGGCATCAGCTGATCCAGCTACTGTGTCCGCCTGCCAAGCCCGTATTAGTCGAGGAGGCTGCCGCATGATGACGTCAGCTGTATTTTTTATAAGCCTGCTGGCCGGCCTGCCGATCTTTATCACCCTGTTGCTGGGCACCCTGGTGTTTCTGCTGCAGGCCGATCTTGCGGTACTGATGACATCGCTGCCGATCCAGCTGTACGGCTCGCTGAACCAGAACGGCCTGCTGGCCATTCCGCTGTTCATGCTGGTGGGCGAACTAATGAACCGCGGTGGCCTGACCACCCGGCTGATGAATGCCGCCGATGTGTTTGTCGGCGGTTTCAGGGGCGGGCTGGCGTACGTCAACCTGCTGACCAATGCCATGGCGGCCTCCATTCTGGGCTCGGCCACCGCGCAGATCGCGGTGATGAGCCGGCTGATGATCCCGGCCATGGTTGAAAAGGGCTATAACAAGGAATTTTCCGCCGCCGTCACCATGGCCGGTGGTCTGCTGGGGCCCATTATTCCGCCCTCCATGCTGATGATCATCTACGGCGTGGTGGCCTATCAGCCCATAGCGGCGCTGTTTATCGCCGGTATCCTGCCGGGCCTGCTGATCGTGGCCGGCTTTGCCCTGGTGATCTTTATCACCGGCCTGGTGTCTGGCCTGCCCAGCGGTGAGCGCCACCCGAAAAGTCGCGTGCGTCAGGACCTGGTTGCCGGGCTGTTGCCGGCGACCATCCCGCTGGTGGTCATCGTCTGCATCATTGCCGGCGTGATGACACCCACCGAGGCCGGTGCTGTGGCTTCCATCATGGCGTTTATTATTGGTGCCGGCGTTTACAAGACGATTCATGTGAAGGAACTGGGCGCCATCTTTGCCTCGGTGGCGCTGAATACCGCCACCATCACCGGGCTGATTGCCACGGCCTCGGTGTTTGGCTGGGCGTTGTCGTTCGAAGCCGTACCGGACATGCTGGTGGAGTGGATCAGCGGCATAACCACATCCCCCATTGTCTTCCTGATGCTGGTCTACGTGCTGGTGATTCTGCTGGGCATGTTCCTCGAAAGCATCAGCGTCATGATCGTGATCGTCCCCATTATCCTGCCGGCGGCGCTGTCCTTTGGCATAGATCCGATTCACTTTGGCGTCATGATCAGCCTGGCAACCCTGGTGGGGCTGGTAACACCGCCCGTCGGGCCGGGGCTCTATATCGCCATGACCGCGGCCAACCTGCCGATGGGAGCGTTGTTCCGCGCCATGCTGCCCTTCCTGCTGTCGATGTTTATCTGCATGCTGATCATCGCACTGGTGCCGGCTATTTCCCTCTGGCTGCCGAGCCTGATGGGCTGAGTCTTCACCTTCATATCTTTTTAGCCCCACCGGCACCTTTTGTCGGTGGGGCTTTTTTGTTTTTAAGGTCGCAAAGTTTGTATCCGAGCAAGTAGCACGGCTCAAGCGCAGCGAGAGACCACCGATCGAAGCGAAGGCCGACCGGCATCCTGCATAGCGGAAACAATGGTGCGGATTCTGGTACTTAAGCGGTTTTACTGCCTGTCCGACGTGCAGATGGCGTTACAGGCTGGGGTATCGGAGCGGTTTGATCGCTCCTGTTGCGCCTTGCTGGCGCGTTACTGGCAAAGAAAAGTAACCAAAGCTCTTTACCTTGAAGAATGCACCCCCATCAGCCGGTCTTCGGCTACAGTGCCTGGCGGAATGATACTTCGGACGCCCTGCCTTCAAGTTGAAGAGCGGGACATCTCTGCCCCCAATCGGCGGCTCGACAGTCCCTGTCTCGCCCCTTCGGGTCTGATCGGAACATAATCCCGGTGCTCGTCGGCTGCTGAGGGGGGGCAAGAGCCGCTCTGATGTTTCGGTGGCAGTAGGCAACTAGGAGGCTGTCCGAGAACACTCAACCTACTGCGAACCACCTGAGTTTGGCTGTTTTTCGTTAAATAGAACCACTATTCGCCTTAAAACACCGCAAAAACCCGCTCAAATCAGCCGGCTCTCGCTACGGCCGGCATTCTCGGACAGCCTCCTAGGAGGCTGTCCGAGAACGGAGCAGTTTTAACTTATAATTGCGTCCGCCCTCAAGGAAGCCTCCGAGCATCACTATGCAGTCACCCCCGTTCAAGGACAGCCCGATTGAAGTAGATCAGCGCCTCTTGTTCCCCAGCAATATTTTTGATTTGTTGGCTGAGGATAATGACTGCTTTGTCTACGAAGAAAGCTTCACTCAGCTCGACATGAGCGTGGTAGAGCAGCAATACAGTCGTATCGGGCAACGGGCCTATCACCCTCGTGCCCTTGTCTCCATTCTGATCTATGCCTACAGCCATGGCGTGTTCAGCTCGCGTGAAATTCAGCGACGCTGCCGGCAGGACCTGGCCTTCATGTACATCGCACAGATGCAGTGCCCCGACTTTCGTGTGCTGAGCGATTTTCGCAAGAATCACATGGCGTTTTTCCACGACTGCTTTCGACAAAGCGTCCAGATGGCCCTGGAATTGAAGCTGGCCTCATTGGGGCACATCAGTCTGGACGGCTCAAAGTTCAAGGCCAATACCTCCAAGCACAAGGCGATGAGCTACAAACACCTGAAAGAACAAGAGACAGAGCTGACGGCCCAGATCGCTGACCTCATTGGCAAGGCCGAGCGCTGTGATGATGCGGAAAACCAGGTCTACCAGCAGCAAACGGGCTATGAGATACCGGACGACCTGAAGCATAAACAGCAACGCCAACAGAAAATCCGGGCGGCGAAAAAGGCCTTGGAAGAGCGCGAAGAAACCCTTTATCCAGGCCAGCCGATCGACGACAAGAAGCAAATCAGCTTTGCCGACACCGACGCTCGCATCATGGGCAAAAAGGGACATTTTCAATACAGCTACAACGGCCAGATCAGCGTCGACAGTGACCACCAGATCATTGTCGGGCAGCACCTGAGTCAGAACGCCAATGACATCCAGGAAGTCGGCCCCGCCCTGGACGCGATCCATGTGGCCACGGGTGGTCAATTGCCGGAGAAGATGAGCATCGACAATGGCTATATGTCGGGGGCGAACCTGGTGGCGCTGGAGAAGGTTCAGGTCGACGCCTATATCGCCACCGACAGAGGTGAGAAGCCGTGCCCGACGCCGCTGGGTGCCTCGACGCGCAAGCTCGTCAAGGCCGATTTTGACTACCACCCGGGCGTGGATCACTTCACCTGTCCCGGTGGTGCTGTACTGGCGTTGAAACGGTGTAGCAATGATGGCCGCAAGTTCTACCAAGCGGCGGCCGCAGACTGTGCGGCGTGTCTCTTCCAGAGCCGCTGCTGCCAATCCGACAAAGGTCAGGGCCGCACGATCAGCACCGACGACAAAGAGCCTTTACGCCAACAGATGAATGAAAAAATGGCCTCAACCGAGGGCCGGGAGGTCTATAAAGATCGTAAGACCATTGTTGAGCCGGTATTTGGTCAGATCAAAAACCTTGGTTTTGATGGCTTCAGTGTCCGCAGCCATCTGAAGGCGGCTGGAGAATTTGCCCTGATGTGCGCAAGCCATAATCTCAAAAAAATTGCCAAAGCGATGGCGAAGGGGTTAGTGCGCCCGGAATACGGAAATTTAGTGCCAAACCCAACCTAAAGGGCTGAATTTGGCCTTAAAACAGGCAAAAGGGGCCTCGTAAAGCGGATAACGAGGCCTTTTGTTGATGCTTGGTTGACCGTAGATCACCTTCGGATGGTCAAGTAGTGCTTTGGGGTCAGCCGGGCGGGCTCGCACCGCATTCTCGGACAGCCTCCTAGAGTACTCTCATCTTACCTCGACCCATATCCGGCCACCTCGAAGTAAGGAAACACTTAAAACAACCTCGATCGACTGATAAGTGTTGCGTGCGGGCGGGCCTTCTGACGTGGCCTAATGGCGCCGGACACCTCGGTTAAGGGATAATCTCTGAAACCGAGGTACATCATGACGACGAGAAAGCAGTACACCAAAGAGTTCAAACAGGACGCGGTTCGACTGGTCACAGAACACGGCTATGCGCGGACTGAAGCTGCCCGGAACCTGGGTATCAATGCCAATATGCTAGGACGCTGGGTGCAGGAGTTCCAGACGGATCAGGAGGACGCCTTTCGAGGCAATGGCAACCTGACCCCTGAGCAGGAAGAGCTGCGCCGCCTGCGCGAAGAGAACCGCCGGCTGAAGCTAGAGCGAGAAGTCTTAAAAAAAGCCGCGGTCTTCTTCGCGAAAGAGTCGAGCTGAGGTATCAGTTCATTGTCCAGGAGAAGAAGGCCTACTCGGTGAAGCTGCTTTGCCGAATACTGGATGTGGCCCGCAGCGGGTTTTACGATTACCTGCGGCGTCACAGTAAAAAGCCGGACCCTGAGCGTGAAGAGATGCTCGAGTGGATCAAGGCACTGGCCAAGGGCTCGGATCATACCTATGGGGCCCGACGCATGGCCAAGGCACTGCGGGCGCTGGGGTATCCTGTGGGGCGTTATCAGGCGGCGAGCCTGATGCGGGAGGCAGGGATCTGGGTGCGTTACCGCCGGCGCTATCGGGTGACCACCGACAGCAATCACCGCCAGCCCGTGTTTGAGAATCGCCTGAAACGGGACTTTACCGCCAAGGGCCCGGACGAGGCATATGCAGGTGACATTACCTATGTGTGGACGCAGGAGGGCTGGCTGTATCTGGCCGTGGTCATCGACCTGTACTCGCGCAAAGTGGTGGGTTGGTCGCTGAATAAGCGCATGACCAGCACCTTGGTCTGTGATGCTTTGAGAATGGCGCTGTGGAGCCGTCGCCCCGCTCAAGGTCAGCTGATCCACCATTCGGATCGCGGTGTGCAGTACGCCAGCCAGGCCTTTCGGCAGTTGCTCGACGCGCATGGTATTGCCGGCAGCATGAGTCGCAAAGGGGATTGCTGGGACAATGCGGTGGTCGAAAGCTTCTTCGGAACCTTGAAATCCGAGCGCATTCATTGGCGCAACTACCAGACCCGAGAGAAAGCACGGGCGGACATCGTTCATTACATCACAATGTTTTATAACAGCCAGCGGCTACATTCCTATCTGGGATACCAGAGTCCGGCTGAATTTGAACGAAAGAGCCAAATGGCTGAAGCCGCTTAACTGGGGTGTCCGTTATCGCTTGACCACGTCACACTGTTGAAGAGCGACATTACCTTGCGGCAAGATTAGTTAAAGTTTTTCCTGATCAGCTTCTGCAGTTCCCCAACAAGACCATTGCGGAAGGCGAGGACACAGAGCACGAATACAATACCCATGATCACATGAATGTAGTTGGCCAGGGGACCCGAAGCCAGGACGTTCTGTATGGCAATGATGGTACCTGCCCCGAGGACGGGGCCCCAGAGGGTGCCCATTCCACCCAGCAGGGTCATCAGCACCACTTCGCCTGACATGAACCAGTGTACGTCATTGAGGGAGGCCAGCTGGAATACCAGTGCTTTGGTGGACCCAGCAAGCCCTGCCAAAGTTGCGGAGAGCACGAACGCCAGCAGCTTGTATTGATTGACCTTGTAGCCCAGGGAGATGGCGCGGGGCTCGTTTTCCCGAATCGCCTTCATCACTTGGCCGAAGGGGCTGTGGACGGTACGGCGGATCAGGCCAAAGCCGGCGATAAAGATCGCCAGGACGAAGTAGTACATGTTGAGGTTGTCGGACAGATCGACCAGTCCGAAGAGCTTGCCGCGGGGGACACCCTGAAGGCCGTCCTCGCCACCGGTGAAGGGCGCCTGCAGGTAGAAGAAAAACGCCAGCTGGGCCAGCGCCAGCGTGACCATGGCGAAGTAGATTCCTTCCCGTTTGACGGCCAGCGTGCCGTAGATGAAGCCCAGCAGGGCTGAGGCACCCACGCCGGCCAGGATACCGACTTCGGGCGTCAAGCCGTAGGTGACCATCAGGTAACCGGTGACGTAGGCGCCGGTGCCGAGAAACACCGCATGACCAAACGAGAGCAACCCGGCAAACCCCAGTAACAGGTTGAAGGCGCAGGCAAAGAGCGCGAAGCAGAGCGCTTTCATCAGGAAAACCGGGTAGAGCGCCAAGGGGGCTACCAGCGCCAGACCCAGTAGTAGCAGATTGAGCATTTTGTTATTCATTATTGCGACCTCAAAAACATCAAGCGGTGAGAGCGTGCCGTCGTACGCCGGCTATGCTTCTTTACCGAACAGGCCGGCGGGCTTGGTCAGCAGCACCAGCACCATGACCAGGAAGATCACAGTGTTGGAGGCTTCGGGATAGAAGTACTTGGTCAGTCCTTCGACAACACCCATGGCCAGGCCGGTGAGGATGGCGCCGCCGATGGAACCCATGCCACCGATGACGACGATGGCGAAGACCACGATCAGGATATTGGAGCCCATTTCCGGCGCGACGGAGTAAATCGGGGCTGCAAGCACGCCGGCCAATCCGGCCAGACCGGCACCGAAGCCATAGGTCAGGGTGACGATGAGCGGCACGTTGATGCCAAAGGCCTGCATTAACTGCGGGTTCTCGGTACCGGCACGCAGGTAGGCACCGAGCTTGGTCTTCTCAATCAGATACCAGGTGCCGGCACAGACCACGAGGGAGAACACGATGATCCAGGCGCGGTAGTTGGGCAGGTACATAAACGGCAGCCTGGTGCCGCCTTGCAGCTCCTCGGGAATGGCGTAGGGCAGGCCGGAAGAGCCGAACCAGTGTGTAAACAGGCCCTGCAGAATCAGGGCGATGCCGAAGGTCAGCAGCAGGCTGTAGAGGTGATCCTCGTGGGCGATGGGGCGGATCAGGGTACGTTCCAGCAGGATGCCGAAAACGCCGATGCCGAGCGGCACCAGCACAAGCGCCCACCAGTAGTTGAGTTGCAGGTATTCCAGGCCGGTCCAGGCTGAAAAAGCGCCCAGCATGTACAAGGCTCCGTGGGAGAAATTGATAATCTTCAGCAGGCCGAAGATGATCGCCAGGCCCAGTGCCAGCAGTGCGTAGAAGGAGCCGTTGATCAGGCCGATCAGCAACTGGCCCGACAGGGCAAAGAGATTGATATCGAAGAGAGTCGCCATAACCACACCTGATAATGCTCAGCGGAAAGCCTTAGCTTCCTTTTATTGTTGTTATCGAAAGGGGCAGACGTCCGTCTGCCCCGATGCGCGCCCGTCAGTTCTGGCTCAGTGCGAAGTCGCAACCGCCCTTGTCCAGGGGCAGGTAGGCATCTTTGCCGGGAATCACATTCTCGATGGCGAAAATGTCGTTGCCGTCACGGCGTTCATCTGCCTTCTTGATGCGAACCTGCAGCATGTCGTGAACCATGCG
Proteins encoded:
- a CDS encoding fumarylacetoacetate hydrolase family protein → MSEQLLFPAKKQPLATVAGTDALFPVHRIFCVGRNYHAHAAEMGVSVDKSEQEPFYFTKHPSSLLPSGSEIAYPPQTGNYHYEMELVVAIGKEGFEVAESDANDIIFGYASGLDMTRRDLQLKARSTNRPWDLGKDFEESAIMTAIVPKEVTGIIESGKIELAVNGEVKQQSDLDKLIWNVPEIIAHLSKFYHLQPGDLIFTGTPDGVGAVVAGDKITGSVEKVGDIELTIKQ
- a CDS encoding TRAP transporter substrate-binding protein → MINFKKLVSCVALPAVATAALAMSMSASAERMRLGHVTPPSHIWHKVAERFNDNLKADTGGKDSLMIFPLSKLGGDDQMIDLLQSGGMQLAILTAGSLSNRADEFNAWFLPYAFEDVADAARATQAPAAQQMLADLKTHKLVGLGYTLAGMRHVISSKPIASADDFANKKVRAFPNKLFNDWWSQLGAAPTALAISDVSPALSTNLLDAVDVDLDIVVGLKMYQQAPYLSLTNHMAFPGVVVASEVWWNKLGEEKQAQVLKAFHEAEAWGFEQQAEAEIANLARLKEEGVTVTDIEPAQLQAVADSIVESYTAANPAIKSFYEQTR
- a CDS encoding TRAP transporter small permease; protein product: MSGLITTLDRLVGKIEYTLLIGLTASLTMILAAQVVLRYFFNSPLFWAEEVAVQILISATFIGVSYLLHTNKLVRVDLLLAALSGAAAVWMERLLNLVVLATLLVLCYYATDWILRPEIKADVSPTTGLPRWYNYGVLVASFYCMCWHQLIQLLCPPAKPVLVEEAAA
- a CDS encoding TRAP transporter large permease, with protein sequence MMTSAVFFISLLAGLPIFITLLLGTLVFLLQADLAVLMTSLPIQLYGSLNQNGLLAIPLFMLVGELMNRGGLTTRLMNAADVFVGGFRGGLAYVNLLTNAMAASILGSATAQIAVMSRLMIPAMVEKGYNKEFSAAVTMAGGLLGPIIPPSMLMIIYGVVAYQPIAALFIAGILPGLLIVAGFALVIFITGLVSGLPSGERHPKSRVRQDLVAGLLPATIPLVVIVCIIAGVMTPTEAGAVASIMAFIIGAGVYKTIHVKELGAIFASVALNTATITGLIATASVFGWALSFEAVPDMLVEWISGITTSPIVFLMLVYVLVILLGMFLESISVMIVIVPIILPAALSFGIDPIHFGVMISLATLVGLVTPPVGPGLYIAMTAANLPMGALFRAMLPFLLSMFICMLIIALVPAISLWLPSLMG
- a CDS encoding IS1182 family transposase translates to MQSPPFKDSPIEVDQRLLFPSNIFDLLAEDNDCFVYEESFTQLDMSVVEQQYSRIGQRAYHPRALVSILIYAYSHGVFSSREIQRRCRQDLAFMYIAQMQCPDFRVLSDFRKNHMAFFHDCFRQSVQMALELKLASLGHISLDGSKFKANTSKHKAMSYKHLKEQETELTAQIADLIGKAERCDDAENQVYQQQTGYEIPDDLKHKQQRQQKIRAAKKALEEREETLYPGQPIDDKKQISFADTDARIMGKKGHFQYSYNGQISVDSDHQIIVGQHLSQNANDIQEVGPALDAIHVATGGQLPEKMSIDNGYMSGANLVALEKVQVDAYIATDRGEKPCPTPLGASTRKLVKADFDYHPGVDHFTCPGGAVLALKRCSNDGRKFYQAAAADCAACLFQSRCCQSDKGQGRTISTDDKEPLRQQMNEKMASTEGREVYKDRKTIVEPVFGQIKNLGFDGFSVRSHLKAAGEFALMCASHNLKKIAKAMAKGLVRPEYGNLVPNPT
- a CDS encoding IS3 family transposase (programmed frameshift) → MTTRKQYTKEFKQDAVRLVTEHGYARTEAARNLGINANMLGRWVQEFQTDQEDAFRGNGNLTPEQEELRRLREENRRLKLEREVLKKAAVFFGERVELRYQFIVQEKKAYSVKLLCRILDVARSGFYDYLRRHSKKPDPEREEMLEWIKALAKGSDHTYGARRMAKALRALGYPVGRYQAASLMREAGIWVRYRRRYRVTTDSNHRQPVFENRLKRDFTAKGPDEAYAGDITYVWTQEGWLYLAVVIDLYSRKVVGWSLNKRMTSTLVCDALRMALWSRRPAQGQLIHHSDRGVQYASQAFRQLLDAHGIAGSMSRKGDCWDNAVVESFFGTLKSERIHWRNYQTREKARADIVHYITMFYNSQRLHSYLGYQSPAEFERKSQMAEAA
- a CDS encoding branched-chain amino acid ABC transporter permease — its product is MNNKMLNLLLLGLALVAPLALYPVFLMKALCFALFACAFNLLLGFAGLLSFGHAVFLGTGAYVTGYLMVTYGLTPEVGILAGVGASALLGFIYGTLAVKREGIYFAMVTLALAQLAFFFYLQAPFTGGEDGLQGVPRGKLFGLVDLSDNLNMYYFVLAIFIAGFGLIRRTVHSPFGQVMKAIRENEPRAISLGYKVNQYKLLAFVLSATLAGLAGSTKALVFQLASLNDVHWFMSGEVVLMTLLGGMGTLWGPVLGAGTIIAIQNVLASGPLANYIHVIMGIVFVLCVLAFRNGLVGELQKLIRKNFN
- a CDS encoding branched-chain amino acid ABC transporter permease; translated protein: MATLFDINLFALSGQLLIGLINGSFYALLALGLAIIFGLLKIINFSHGALYMLGAFSAWTGLEYLQLNYWWALVLVPLGIGVFGILLERTLIRPIAHEDHLYSLLLTFGIALILQGLFTHWFGSSGLPYAIPEELQGGTRLPFMYLPNYRAWIIVFSLVVCAGTWYLIEKTKLGAYLRAGTENPQLMQAFGINVPLIVTLTYGFGAGLAGLAGVLAAPIYSVAPEMGSNILIVVFAIVVIGGMGSIGGAILTGLAMGVVEGLTKYFYPEASNTVIFLVMVLVLLTKPAGLFGKEA